In Nicotiana tabacum cultivar K326 chromosome 17, ASM71507v2, whole genome shotgun sequence, one DNA window encodes the following:
- the LOC142172059 gene encoding uncharacterized protein LOC142172059, producing MPPSKKFRIQAKNYFLTYPHHSLTKDEALTQLQNISTPVNKVFIRVSREIHEDGEPHLHVLIQFEGQYVCTNNRAFDLTSPTRSAHFHPNIQGAKSSSDVKTYVEKDGDFIDFGVFQIDGRSSRGGCQSANDSYAKAINSGSTINALKILMEEQPRDYIRDLDKLRANLDRHFCPPKQLFISKWDPQSYVVPDDIEQWLGEVFEDPSARPVKNNSSDRPLSLILEGPSKTGKTAWARSLGVHNYISGHLDFNAKSYSNNVTYNVIDHISLIRVRSPNQS from the coding sequence ATGCCACCGTCTAAAAAATTTAGAATTCAAGCCAAGAATTATTTCTTGACTTATCCCCACCATTCTCTTACAAAAGACGAAGCTCTTACACAGTTACAAAATATTTCTACCCCAGTAAATAAAGTATTTATTAGGGTTTCCAGAGAAATACATGAAGATGGGGAACCTCATCTCCATGTGCTCATCCAATTCGAAGGCCAGTATGTCTGCACCAACAATAGAGCATTCGACCTCACTTCCCCAACCAGGTCAGCACATTTCCATCCGAACATTCAGGGAGCTAAGTCCTCCTCCGATGTTAAAACATACGTGGAGAAAGACGGAGACTtcattgattttggagttttCCAAATCGATGGCAGATCAAGTAGAGGAGGTTGCCAATCTGCCAACGATTCATACGCAAAGGCCATTAATTCAGGATCCACCATTAATGCCCTTAAAATATTAATGGAGGAACAGCCCAGAGATTATATTAGAGATTTAGATAAATTAAGGGCTAATTTAGATAGACATTTCTGCCCTCCTAAACAACTATTTATTTCAAAATGGGACCCACAAAgctatgtggtcccagatgatatAGAGCAATGGTTAGGTGAGGTTTTCGAAGACCCATCTGCGAGGCCAGTGAAGAATAATAGTAGTGACAGACCATTGAGTCTGATACTAGAGGGGCCAAGCAAAACAGGTAAGACTGCTTGGGCCAGATCATTAGGCgttcataattatattagtggTCATTTAGATTTTAATGCAAAATCTTATTCCAATAATGTAACTTATAACGTCATTGATCACATATCCCTAATAAGAGTGAGGTCTCCGAATCAGAGCTAG
- the LOC142172061 gene encoding uncharacterized protein LOC142172061, with translation MPLSKKFRIQAKNYFLTYPHHSLTKDEALTQLQNNSTPVNKVFIRVSRELHKDGESHLHVLIQFEGKYVCTNNRKFDLTSPTRSAHFHPNIQGAKSSSDVKTYVEKDGDFIDFGVFQIDGRSSRGGCQSANDPYAKAINSVSTINALKILMEEQPRDYIIDLDKLRANLDRHFCPPKKLFISKWDPQSYVVPDDIEQWLGEVFEDPSARPVKNNSSDRPLSLILEGPSRTGKTAWARSLGVHNYISGHLDFNAKSYSNNVTYIVIDDISLIRVRSPNQS, from the coding sequence ATGCCACTGTCTAAAAAATTTAGAATTCAAGCCAAGAATTATTTCTTGACTTATCCCCACCATTCTCTTACAAAAGACGAAGCTCTTACACAGTTACAAAATAATTCTACCCCAGTAAATAAAGTATTTATTAGGGTTTCCAGAGAATTACACAAAGATGGGGAATCTCATCTCCATGTGCTCATCCAATTCGAAGGCAAGTATGTCTGCACCAACAATAGAAAATTCGACCTCACTTCCCCAACCAGGTCAGCACATTTCCATCCGAACATTCAGGGAGCTAAGTCCTCCTCCGATGTTAAAACATACGTGGAGAAAGACGGAGACTTCAttgattttggcgttttccaaATCGATGGCAGATCAAGTAGAGGAGGTTGCCAATCTGCCAATGATCCATACGCAAAGGCCATTAATTCAGTATCCACCATTAATGCCCTTAAAATATTAATGGAGGAACAGCCCAGAGATTATATTATAGATTTAGATAAATTAAGGGCTAATTTAGATAGACATTTCTGCCCTCCTAAAAAACTATTTATTTCAAAATGGGACCCACAAAgctatgtggtcccagatgatatAGAGCAATGGTTAGGTGAGGTTTTCGAAGACCCATCTGCGAGGCCAGTGAAGAATAATAGTAGTGACAGACCATTGAGTCTGATACTGGAGGGGCCAAGCAGAACAGGTAAGACTGCTTGGGCCAGATCATTAGGCgttcataattatattagtggTCATTTAGATTTTAATGCAAAATCTTATTCCAATAATGTAACTTATATCGTCATTGATGACATATCCCTTATAAGAGTGAGGTCTCCGAATCAGAGCTAG
- the LOC142172060 gene encoding uncharacterized protein LOC142172060 gives MPPSKKFRIQAKNYFLTYPHRSLTKDEALTQLQNISTPVNKVFIRVSRELHEDGEPHLHVLIQFEGKYVCTNNRTFDLTSPTRSSHFHPNIQGAKSSSDVKTYVEKDGDFIDFGVFQIDGRSSRGGCQSANDSYAKAINSGSTINALKILMEEQPRDYIRYLDKLRANLDRHFCPPKQLFISKWDPQSYVVPDDIEQWLGEVFEDPSARPVKNNSSDRPLSLILEGPSRTGKTAWARSLGVHNYISGHLDFNAKSYSNNVTYNVIDDISLIRVRSLNQS, from the coding sequence ATGCCACCGTCTAAAAAATTTAGAATTCAAGCCAAGAATTATTTCTTGACTTATCCCCACCGTTCTCTTACAAAAGACGAAGCTCTTACACAGTTACAAAATATTTCTACCCCAGTAAATAAAGTATTTATTAGGGTTTCCAGAGAATTACACGAAGATGGGGAACCTCATCTCCATGTGCTCATCCAATTCGAAGGCAAGTATGTCTGCACCAACAATAGAACATTCGACCTCACTTCCCCAACCAGGTCATCACATTTCCATCCGAACATTCAGGGAGCTAAGTCCTCCTCCGATGTTAAAACATACGTGGAGAAAGACGGAGACTtcattgattttggagttttCCAAATCGATGGCAGATCAAGTAGAGGAGGTTGCCAATCTGCCAACGATTCATATGCAAAGGCCATTAATTCAGGATCCACCATTAATGCCCTTAAAATATTAATGGAGGAACAGCCCAGAGATTATATTAGATATTTAGATAAATTAAGGGCTAATTTAGATAGACATTTCTGCCCTCCTAAACAACTATTTATTTCAAAATGGGACCCACAAAgctatgtggtcccagatgatatAGAGCAATGGTTAGGTGAAGTTTTCGAAGACCCATCTGCGAGGCCAGTGAAGAATAACAGTAGTGACAGACCATTGAGTCTGATACTGGAGGGGCCAAGCAGAACAGGTAAGACTGCTTGGGCCAGATCATTAGGCgttcataattatattagtggTCATTTAGATTTTAATGCAAAATCTTATTCCAATAATGTAACTTATAACGTCATTGATGACATATCCCTAATAAGAGTGAGGTCTCTGAATCAGAGCTAG
- the LOC142172058 gene encoding uncharacterized protein LOC142172058, whose amino-acid sequence MPPSKKFRIQAKNYFMTYPHRSLTKDEALTQLQNISTPVNKVFIRVSRELHEDGEPHLHVLIQFEGKYVCTNNRTFDLTSPTRSSHFHPNIQGAKSSSDVKTYVEKDGDFIDFGVFQIDGRSSRGGCQSANDSYAKAINSGSTINALKILMEEQPRDYIRDLDKLRANLYRHYSPPKQLLISKWDPQSYVVPDDIEQWLGEVFEEPSARPVKNNSSDRPLSLILEGPSRTGKTAWARSLGVHNYIIGHLDFNAKSYSNYVTYNVIDDISLIRVRSPNQS is encoded by the coding sequence ATGCCACCGTCTAAAAAATTTAGAATTCAAGCTAAGAATTATTTCATGACTTATCCCCACCGTTCTCTTACAAAAGACGAAGCTCTTACACAGTTACAAAATATTTCTACCCCAGTAAATAAAGTATTTATTAGGGTTTCCAGAGAATTACACGAAGATGGGGAACCTCATCTCCATGTGCTCATCCAATTCGAAGGCAAGTATGTCTGCACCAACAATAGAACATTCGACCTCACTTCCCCAACCAGGTCATCACATTTCCATCCGAACATTCAGGGAGCTAAGTCCTCCTCCGATGTTAAAACATACGTGGAGAAAGACGGAGACTtcattgattttggagttttCCAAATCGATGGCAGATCAAGTAGGGGAGGTTGCCAATCTGCCAACGATTCATACGCAAAGGCCATTAATTCAGGATCAACCATTAATGCCCTTAAAATATTAATGGAGGAACAGCCCAGAGATTATATTAGAGATTTAGATAAATTAAGGGCTAATTTATATAGACATTATTCCCCTCCTAAACAACTATTAATTTCAAAATGGGACCCACAAAgctatgtggtcccagatgatatAGAGCAATGGTTAGGTGAGGTTTTTGAAGAACCATCTGCGAGGCCAGTGAAGAATAATAGTAGTGACAGACCATTGAGTCTGATATTGGAGGGGCCAAGCAGAACAGGTAAGACTGCTTGGGCCAGATCATTAGGCGTTCATAATTATATTATTGGTCATTTAGATTTTAATGCAAAATCTTATTCCAATTATGTAACTTATAACGTTATTGATGACATATCCCTAATAAGAGTGAGGTCTCCGAATCAGAGCTAG
- the LOC142172062 gene encoding uncharacterized protein LOC142172062, with protein MPPSKKFRIQAKNYFLTYPHHSLTKDEALKQLQNISTPVNKLFIRVSRELHEDGEPLLHVLIQFKGKYICTNNRAFDLTSPTRSAHFHPNIQGAKTSSDVKTYVEKGRDFIDFGVFQIDGRSSRGGCQSANDSYAKSINSGSTINALKILIEEQPRDYIRDLDKLRANLDRHFCPPKQLFISKWDPQSYVVPDDIEQWLGEVFEDPSARPVKNNSSDRPLSLILEGPSRTGKTAWARSLGVHNYISGHLDFNAKSYSNNVTYNVIDDISLIRVRSPNQS; from the coding sequence ATGCCACCGTCTAAAAAATTTAGAATTCAAGCCAAGAATTATTTCTTGACTTATCCCCACCATTCTCTTACAAAAGACGAAGCTCTTAAGCAGTTACAAAATATTTCTACCCcagtaaataaattatttattaggGTTTCCAGAGAATTACACGAAGATGGGGAACCTCTTCTCCATGTGCTCATCCAATTCAAAGGCAAGTATATCTGCACCAATAATAGAGCATTCGACCTCACTTCCCCAACCAGGTCAGCACATTTCCATCCGAACATTCAGGGAGCTAAGACCTCCTCCGATGTTAAAACATACGTGGAGAAAGGCAGAGACTtcattgattttggagttttCCAAATTGATGGCAGATCAAGTAGAGGAGGTTGCCAATCTGCCAATGATTCATACGCAAAGTCTATTAATTCAGGATCCACCATTAATGCCCTTAAAATATTAATAGAGGAACAGCCCAGAGATTATATTAGAGATTTAGATAAATTAAGGGCTAATTTAGATAGACATTTTTGCCCTCCTAAACAACTATTTATTTCAAAATGGGACCCACAAAgctatgtggtcccagatgatatAGAGCAATGGTTAGGTGAGGTTTTCGAAGACCCATCTGCGAGGCCAGTGAAGAATAATAGTAGTGACAGACCATTGAGTCTGATACTGGAGGGGCCAAGCAGAACAGGTAAGACTGCTTGGGCCAGATCATTAGGAgttcataattatattagtggTCATTTAGATTTTAATGCAAAATCTTATTCCAATAATGTAACTTATAACGTCATTGATGACATATCCCTAATAAGAGTGAGGTCTCCAAATCAGAGCTAG